In the Muricauda sp. MAR_2010_75 genome, one interval contains:
- a CDS encoding bifunctional 3-deoxy-7-phosphoheptulonate synthase/chorismate mutase type II, which produces MENRKEMRKWLDDMNLGHPLVIAGPCSAETEEQVLKVAHELKDTDVSYYRAGIWKPRTRPGNFEGVGAIGLKWLQKVKEETGLKTATEVANRAHVDLALEHDVDLLWIGARSTVSPFIVQEIADALEGTEKIVLIKNPVNPDLSLWLGAVERLYSANIEKLGVIHRGFSTYEKTKYRNIPEWQLAIELQTKFPDLPIINDPSHISGKRDLIFDVSQTALDLNFDGLMIETHCDPDNAWSDAAQQVTPERLVQIMKDLRIRKETDEEAEYNNKLSNLRAQIDVLDNQLIDLLGKRMKVSDGIGELKKQKNVAVLQSNRWNAILGNMILEGEQRGLSEEFVLRMFKAIHQESINHQEKIINA; this is translated from the coding sequence ATGGAAAACAGGAAGGAAATGAGAAAATGGCTGGATGATATGAACTTGGGTCATCCACTGGTTATAGCAGGCCCCTGCAGTGCGGAAACCGAAGAGCAGGTGCTGAAAGTAGCCCATGAATTAAAGGATACCGACGTGAGCTACTACCGTGCCGGAATCTGGAAACCCAGGACCCGCCCAGGCAATTTTGAAGGAGTTGGAGCCATTGGATTGAAGTGGTTGCAAAAGGTAAAGGAAGAAACCGGACTTAAAACGGCCACTGAAGTGGCCAATAGAGCGCACGTTGATTTGGCTTTGGAACACGACGTTGACCTGTTATGGATTGGTGCCCGATCTACAGTGAGCCCATTCATTGTTCAGGAAATCGCGGATGCCTTGGAAGGTACGGAGAAAATTGTGTTGATCAAGAATCCGGTGAATCCAGATTTATCTTTGTGGTTGGGTGCTGTGGAACGACTGTACTCTGCCAACATTGAAAAATTGGGGGTGATCCACAGAGGATTTTCAACCTATGAAAAAACCAAATACCGAAACATTCCAGAATGGCAATTGGCCATTGAGTTGCAGACCAAATTTCCTGATCTGCCCATCATCAATGACCCAAGCCATATTTCTGGGAAACGTGATTTGATCTTTGATGTATCGCAGACCGCTTTGGATTTAAATTTTGATGGTTTGATGATTGAGACCCACTGCGACCCAGACAACGCATGGAGTGATGCTGCCCAGCAGGTAACCCCAGAAAGATTGGTACAGATCATGAAAGACCTTCGTATTAGAAAAGAAACCGATGAGGAAGCTGAATACAACAACAAATTGAGCAACTTAAGGGCTCAAATAGATGTATTGGACAATCAGTTGATCGACCTTTTGGGAAAACGCATGAAAGTTTCCGATGGCATCGGTGAGTTGAAGAAGCAAAAGAACGTTGCTGTGTTGCAAAGCAATCGATGGAATGCCATTTTGGGCAATATGATCTTGGAAGGCGAACAGCGCGGATTAAGCGAAGAATTTGTGTTGCGAATGTTCAAGGCCATTCACCAAGAATCCATTAACCACCAGGAGAAAATCATCAACGCTTAG
- a CDS encoding head GIN domain-containing protein has product MRKFYTLCLLLLPMTFFAQRMIDTEVGEFNKIKVFDLIEVNLIQSDENRITIKGWNVDDIIYTNKNGVLKLRMQLDKKFQGEDTFIEVYYTDLEVIDGNEGAKITCNELVTKSRIELKAQEGAKIRIGMDVDHADVRAVTGGIVEASGLAKNQSIVINTGGIFDGRNLRTSSTDVKISAGGEADVFASELVDINLKAGGDVTVYGNPKRVHKKTFAGGRVYMRD; this is encoded by the coding sequence ATGAGAAAATTCTATACCCTTTGTTTGTTGTTGCTCCCCATGACCTTCTTTGCCCAACGTATGATTGATACCGAAGTGGGCGAATTTAACAAGATCAAAGTTTTTGATTTGATCGAAGTGAATCTTATTCAATCTGATGAAAACCGAATAACCATAAAAGGATGGAATGTGGATGACATTATATACACCAATAAAAATGGAGTCTTGAAACTTCGGATGCAATTGGACAAAAAGTTTCAAGGTGAGGATACTTTTATTGAAGTTTATTATACCGACTTAGAGGTAATCGATGGCAATGAAGGCGCCAAAATTACCTGTAATGAATTGGTGACGAAAAGTAGAATTGAGTTGAAAGCTCAAGAAGGAGCAAAAATTCGAATTGGAATGGATGTTGACCATGCTGATGTTCGAGCGGTCACTGGAGGTATTGTTGAAGCATCGGGTTTGGCCAAAAACCAATCGATTGTCATTAATACCGGTGGAATTTTTGATGGAAGAAATCTGAGAACTTCCAGCACGGACGTAAAAATATCAGCAGGAGGAGAGGCTGATGTGTTTGCATCGGAGTTGGTGGACATTAACCTTAAGGCTGGTGGCGATGTAACGGTCTATGGAAATCCCAAAAGAGTCCATAAAAAAACCTTTGCCGGGGGTAGGGTTTATATGCGTGACTGA
- the rsgA gene encoding ribosome small subunit-dependent GTPase A translates to MNGTVYKSTGSWYTVKSKDGKFYECRIKGKFRTHGIKSTNPIAVGDHVVFKLETIGDETVGVISEIKERKNYIIRKSVKLSKQTHIIAANLDQVFLLITLNNPTTFTSFIDRFLVTAEAYDIPVVLLFNKMDVYDNEEMVEVSYLVQLYSNIGYHCIEIAAKEGKNVDKVKELMLDKTSMFAGHSGVGKSTLVNALEPGLRLKTAEISEQHLQGLHTTTFAEMYDLSFGARIIDTPGIKGFGIVDMDEDEIGDYFPEFFKLKSECKFNNCLHLDEPKCAVKEALENNEIAWSRYRSYVQMVTGEEENPYRERS, encoded by the coding sequence GTGAACGGAACTGTTTATAAGTCAACGGGAAGTTGGTATACCGTAAAGTCCAAAGACGGGAAATTTTACGAATGCCGTATTAAGGGGAAGTTCCGTACCCATGGAATTAAGAGCACCAATCCGATAGCTGTGGGAGACCATGTGGTGTTTAAACTGGAAACTATTGGAGATGAGACTGTTGGGGTGATTTCGGAAATCAAGGAGCGGAAGAATTATATCATCCGTAAGTCGGTTAAACTCTCCAAACAGACCCATATTATTGCCGCCAATCTAGATCAGGTTTTTTTGTTGATCACTTTAAATAACCCTACCACCTTTACCAGTTTTATAGACCGATTTTTAGTAACGGCCGAAGCCTATGATATTCCCGTGGTATTACTGTTCAATAAGATGGACGTGTATGATAATGAGGAAATGGTAGAAGTAAGCTATTTGGTCCAGTTGTACTCCAATATTGGTTACCATTGCATCGAAATTGCCGCCAAAGAGGGAAAGAATGTGGATAAGGTGAAGGAATTGATGCTAGATAAAACAAGCATGTTTGCCGGACATTCCGGAGTGGGAAAATCCACCTTGGTCAATGCCTTGGAACCAGGCCTTAGACTAAAGACTGCAGAAATTTCGGAACAGCATCTACAGGGTCTGCACACCACTACTTTTGCCGAAATGTACGACCTTTCCTTTGGTGCACGTATCATTGATACCCCTGGTATAAAAGGATTCGGAATTGTGGATATGGATGAAGATGAGATTGGGGATTATTTTCCTGAATTCTTTAAGTTGAAATCAGAATGCAAGTTCAATAATTGTTTGCATTTGGATGAGCCTAAATGTGCGGTGAAAGAAGCTTTGGAAAATAACGAGATAGCTTGGAGCCGATATAGGAGCTATGTGCAAATGGTGACTGGGGAAGAGGAAAATCCATATCGAGAGCGGTCATGA
- the dtd gene encoding D-aminoacyl-tRNA deacylase, whose protein sequence is MRAVIQRVSRASVTVEEKIISSIDDGLLVLLGIEDADGTEDIEWLSKKVVNLRIFNDDEGIMNRSVLDVDGDIIVVSQFTLHAQTKKGNRPSYIKAAKPDVAIPMYETFVKKLEEDLGKKAGTGVFGADMKVELLNDGPVTIIMDTKNRE, encoded by the coding sequence ATGAGAGCAGTCATTCAGAGAGTATCAAGAGCAAGTGTTACTGTAGAGGAAAAAATTATTTCTTCCATTGATGATGGACTTTTGGTGTTGTTGGGCATAGAAGATGCCGATGGAACGGAGGACATAGAGTGGCTCTCCAAAAAAGTAGTCAACCTACGAATTTTTAATGACGATGAGGGAATAATGAACCGTTCCGTACTGGATGTTGATGGAGACATCATTGTGGTAAGCCAATTTACACTGCACGCCCAGACCAAAAAGGGCAATCGGCCTTCCTATATCAAGGCTGCGAAACCAGATGTGGCCATTCCCATGTATGAAACATTTGTAAAAAAGCTAGAAGAAGATTTGGGAAAAAAAGCGGGTACGGGAGTCTTTGGGGCCGACATGAAAGTGGAGTTACTGAACGATGGTCCGGTGACCATTATTATGGATACAAAAAACCGAGAATAA
- a CDS encoding nucleotide pyrophosphohydrolase, producing the protein MNIKNAQKAVDEWIKNHGVRYFNELTNMAQLTEEVGEVARIIARRYGEQSEKESDKSKDLGEELADVLFVVLCLANQTGIDLQEAFDKKLDLKAKRDHDRHQNNKKLK; encoded by the coding sequence ATGAATATTAAGAATGCCCAAAAAGCCGTAGATGAATGGATTAAGAACCATGGAGTTCGCTATTTCAATGAATTGACCAATATGGCGCAACTCACAGAGGAAGTAGGGGAAGTGGCCAGAATCATTGCCCGCCGGTATGGTGAACAAAGTGAAAAAGAATCCGATAAGTCCAAAGATTTGGGCGAGGAATTGGCTGATGTGCTCTTTGTGGTACTCTGTTTGGCCAACCAAACGGGAATTGATCTTCAAGAAGCCTTTGACAAAAAACTGGACCTTAAGGCCAAACGGGACCATGACCGACATCAAAATAACAAAAAGCTCAAATAA
- a CDS encoding 3-phosphoshikimate 1-carboxyvinyltransferase, with protein MRLQLTIPQEKIIKKSIQITGSKSETNRSLLLQALFPNLKIENLSNSDDGEVMQQGLKKTTGEVDIHHAGTAMRFLTGYFASQEGKEVVLTGSKRMQERPIKVLVDALRELGADIRYVKNEGYPPIKITGKKLVKNKVSLPANISSQYISSLLLIAPSLENGLELELVGKITSVPYIKMTLALLEQIGVNTSFEGNHIKVDSKDTVEDATLVVESDWSSASYFYSIVALCDVGTEIRLSSYKKDSLQGDSVLAKIYSDFGVETSFSKNTITLTKISNNIPSKVQYDLSNAPDTAQTIAVTCLGLGIGCHLTGLHTLPIKETDRLAALQTELSKLGAQVDIDSESLTLHPTENITPDVAIDTYNDHRMAMAFAPLALRTALFVNDAGVVSKSYPDFWKDLTTLGIGIQEV; from the coding sequence TTGAGACTTCAGCTTACCATACCTCAGGAAAAAATCATTAAAAAAAGCATTCAAATCACGGGCTCCAAAAGTGAGACCAACCGCTCTTTATTGCTTCAGGCCCTTTTTCCAAATCTGAAAATAGAGAACCTTTCCAATTCGGATGATGGTGAGGTCATGCAACAAGGACTCAAAAAAACTACGGGAGAGGTGGACATCCACCATGCGGGTACCGCCATGCGATTTTTAACGGGCTATTTTGCTTCGCAAGAGGGTAAAGAAGTGGTCCTTACAGGGTCGAAGCGTATGCAGGAGCGGCCTATCAAAGTTTTGGTGGATGCCCTTCGCGAACTGGGCGCCGACATCCGATATGTAAAGAATGAAGGTTATCCGCCTATCAAGATAACAGGAAAGAAATTGGTCAAAAACAAAGTCTCGCTTCCGGCCAATATCAGCAGCCAGTATATTTCATCCTTACTTTTGATCGCGCCCAGTCTGGAAAATGGCCTGGAATTGGAATTGGTGGGGAAAATCACTTCAGTCCCTTACATTAAAATGACCTTGGCCCTTTTGGAGCAAATTGGCGTGAACACCTCTTTTGAAGGCAATCATATAAAAGTTGATTCAAAAGATACGGTTGAAGATGCCACGTTGGTGGTAGAATCGGATTGGAGCTCCGCCAGTTATTTTTACAGTATTGTGGCGCTATGCGATGTGGGAACAGAAATTCGGTTGTCCTCCTATAAAAAGGATTCCTTGCAGGGCGACAGCGTTTTGGCTAAGATTTATTCCGATTTTGGAGTTGAAACCTCGTTTTCCAAAAATACCATCACCTTGACCAAAATCTCAAATAATATTCCATCAAAGGTGCAATACGATCTTTCCAATGCTCCAGATACGGCCCAGACCATTGCGGTGACTTGTTTGGGATTGGGCATAGGATGTCATCTTACCGGATTGCACACCTTGCCCATTAAAGAGACCGATCGTTTGGCCGCCTTGCAGACCGAGCTCTCAAAATTAGGGGCCCAAGTGGACATTGATTCGGAAAGTTTGACCCTTCACCCAACGGAAAACATTACACCCGATGTGGCCATAGACACCTATAACGATCACAGAATGGCCATGGCCTTCGCTCCATTGGCTTTGCGAACAGCGTTGTTTGTCAATGATGCCGGAGTGGTTTCAAAATCCTACCCTGATTTTTGGAAAGACCTCACCACGCTGGGTATCGGTATCCAAGAAGTGTAA